One part of the Mycolicibacterium aromaticivorans JS19b1 = JCM 16368 genome encodes these proteins:
- a CDS encoding nitroreductase family deazaflavin-dependent oxidoreductase, translating into MSNVLRRPAMRPVTRAISGLHSLAYRLTGGKAQNPKYPTMLLTVTGRKTGKSRTLPLIYIEDGGRFVIAAAYSGSDTDPVWWLNLKANPAAQVQVRGVTVPVEAAEAKADEREELWRRLVQMYPYFADYETRTTRQIPVIVLTPASTNCWERCRR; encoded by the coding sequence ATGAGTAACGTCTTGCGGCGCCCGGCCATGCGACCGGTGACCCGGGCGATCAGCGGACTGCACTCCCTGGCATACCGGCTGACCGGCGGCAAGGCCCAGAATCCGAAGTATCCGACGATGCTGCTGACCGTGACCGGACGAAAAACCGGTAAGTCGCGAACCCTGCCGCTCATCTACATCGAGGACGGTGGTCGGTTCGTCATCGCGGCGGCCTACTCGGGCAGCGACACCGACCCCGTCTGGTGGCTGAACTTGAAAGCCAATCCCGCTGCGCAGGTTCAGGTCAGGGGAGTGACCGTCCCTGTCGAGGCTGCCGAAGCCAAAGCCGATGAGCGCGAGGAGCTTTGGCGACGACTGGTGCAGATGTATCCGTACTTCGCCGACTACGAGACACGAACGACGCGCCAGATCCCGGTCATTGTCCTGACTCCCGCGTCGACCAACTGTTGGGAACGGTGCCGGAGATGA
- a CDS encoding TetR/AcrR family transcriptional regulator, which translates to MLLGATEVFRREGFARARLEDVAAEVGINRASLYYYVGTKEELLLALIEEPARDMTRHCRAALESDEPADVKLRVALHCYVDDLQNHPELFLLFSESQHIAAIPDAHGISSNAEDYAQALLAIVEEGVGTGVFRADLEPRLVTHGILGMHNWIHRWYVPSGRRSLTEIGEVFAEMILSGLRP; encoded by the coding sequence ATCCTCCTCGGCGCCACCGAGGTTTTCCGGCGGGAGGGATTTGCCCGAGCCCGGCTCGAAGACGTGGCCGCCGAAGTCGGTATCAACCGGGCGTCTCTCTACTACTACGTCGGAACCAAGGAAGAGTTGCTGCTCGCCCTCATCGAGGAGCCTGCCCGCGACATGACGCGGCACTGCCGTGCCGCACTGGAATCCGACGAGCCGGCCGACGTCAAACTGCGGGTTGCACTGCACTGTTACGTCGACGACCTCCAGAACCATCCGGAGCTGTTCCTGCTGTTCAGCGAGAGTCAGCACATCGCCGCGATCCCCGATGCCCACGGCATCAGCAGCAACGCCGAGGATTATGCCCAGGCCCTACTCGCGATCGTCGAGGAGGGCGTCGGCACAGGCGTTTTCCGCGCCGACCTGGAACCCCGGCTGGTGACCCACGGAATTCTCGGCATGCACAACTGGATTCATCGGTGGTACGTGCCGAGCGGGCGACGCTCATTGACGGAGATCGGCGAAGTCTTCGCCGAGATGATCCTGTCCGGCCTGCGCCCCTGA
- a CDS encoding dienelactone hydrolase family protein has translation MPTISDTVTTADGTCPVILAVPDGQGPWPGVILYPDAGGTRATFVDMAARLADLGYAVLVPDVYYRSGDWAPFDMETVFSDKAERQRLFSMIGSVTPDAMAADARAFFDFLAGRPEVTGEAFGTTGYCMGGRTSLTVAGRVPERVAAAMSFHGGGLATDDPGSPHLLADQITAAVYVGGAHDDASFTPAQSDALDKALTAAGVDHTIEWYPAAHGFAVPDNAPYDEAAAARHWDAMRDFFAAHLPR, from the coding sequence ATGCCGACCATCTCTGACACCGTCACCACCGCCGATGGAACCTGTCCGGTCATCCTCGCCGTTCCCGACGGCCAGGGCCCATGGCCCGGTGTGATCCTGTATCCGGATGCCGGGGGCACCCGCGCGACATTTGTCGACATGGCGGCCCGGCTGGCCGACCTGGGCTACGCGGTGTTGGTGCCCGACGTCTACTACCGCAGCGGCGACTGGGCGCCCTTTGACATGGAGACGGTGTTCAGCGACAAGGCCGAGCGGCAGCGGCTGTTCTCGATGATCGGCAGCGTCACGCCCGACGCGATGGCCGCCGACGCGCGGGCGTTCTTCGACTTCCTGGCCGGCCGCCCCGAGGTGACCGGCGAAGCGTTCGGCACGACCGGCTACTGCATGGGTGGCCGCACGTCACTGACGGTCGCCGGCCGGGTGCCCGAGCGCGTCGCCGCGGCGATGTCGTTTCACGGCGGCGGGCTGGCCACCGACGATCCGGGAAGCCCGCATCTGCTGGCCGATCAGATCACGGCGGCGGTCTATGTCGGCGGAGCCCACGACGACGCCTCTTTCACCCCGGCCCAGTCCGACGCCTTGGACAAGGCGCTGACAGCCGCCGGCGTCGACCACACCATCGAGTGGTACCCCGCCGCGCACGGCTTCGCGGTCCCCGACAACGCGCCTTACGACGAGGCAGCCGCCGCGCGGCACTGGGATGCGATGCGGGACTTCTTCGCGGCCCACCTACCCCGCTGA
- a CDS encoding flavodoxin family protein: MKRLLVVHHTPSPHCHEMFEAVLAGATDPEIDGVEVVRRPALTCSAADMLEADGYLLGSPANLGYISGALKHAFDQSYYQILDATRGRPFGVYLHGNEGTEGAQRAVDGITAGLGWLRAAETVIVSGKPTKDDLEACWNLGATVAAQLME; this comes from the coding sequence ATGAAGCGTCTGCTGGTTGTGCATCACACGCCGTCGCCGCACTGCCACGAGATGTTCGAGGCGGTGCTCGCCGGCGCGACCGACCCCGAGATCGACGGGGTCGAGGTGGTTCGCAGGCCGGCACTGACATGCTCGGCCGCCGACATGTTGGAGGCGGACGGCTACCTGCTGGGCAGCCCCGCCAATCTCGGCTACATCAGCGGCGCGCTCAAGCACGCTTTCGACCAGTCCTACTACCAGATCCTGGATGCCACCCGAGGTCGCCCGTTCGGCGTCTATCTGCACGGGAACGAGGGCACCGAGGGGGCGCAGCGCGCCGTCGACGGCATCACCGCGGGGTTGGGCTGGCTGCGGGCGGCCGAGACGGTCATCGTGTCCGGCAAGCCGACCAAGGACGACCTCGAGGCCTGCTGGAATCTCGGCGCTACCGTCGCTGCTCAGCTGATGGAGTGA